The following proteins come from a genomic window of Miscanthus floridulus cultivar M001 chromosome 2, ASM1932011v1, whole genome shotgun sequence:
- the LOC136540340 gene encoding protein NRT1/ PTR FAMILY 8.3-like, whose translation MESQRGKLLSEEPLLENLIEGTSEKIVEIKGVEHHTADSWRACIYILVTECFEELAYYGIQFNLVTFLKTVLHENNVTAARNYTNWQGTCYIAPLVGAIIADSYLGRYLTTVAFFTVYLVGMAAMSISASFPTCAGPDCLQDGSSKSFVFFLGLYMMAIGAGGMKPCVLSFGADQFDDSSPAERLKKDSFFNWFFFAIYIGSFVSGTVVVWAQDHFGWVVGLWIPTLFIALAIASFVLGSSSYTVQKPMGSPIVRAFQVIVAAIRKWDVRLPNDDSLLHELLQEKASMADGDKLQHTPVLRFLDKAAVISSAEELADPWRLCTVTQVQELKVIIGMLPIWATGIVYFAVLAQFSSTFLEQGRTMDKVVGAFAIPPASLASFDAVSVIFWVPIYDKVLVPAARRLTGRERGLSELQRFGTGLILSVLVMTAAALVETRRLALAAAHGEGEVPMSILWQVPQYFLIGASVVFACVGQTEFFYNEAPASMRSLCSALGLLAVALGSYLSSLVVTAVAWLTTRGGEPGWIPDDLNDGHLDRFFWLLAALSSLNLAVFVCCARQYRRKSAY comes from the exons ATGGAATCTCAGAGGGGGAAACTGCTGTCTGAAGAACCACTTCTTGAG AATTTAATAGAAGGTACAAGTGAAAAGATTGTTGAAATCAAGGGAGTCGAGCACCATACCGCGGACAGTTGGAGAGCATGCATTTACATCTTAG TGACTGAATGCTTTGAGGAGCTAGCATACTACGGGATCCAGTTCAACCTGGTTACATTTCTCAAGACAGTGCTACATGAAAATAATGTTACCGCAGCAAGAAACTATACAAATTGGCAGGGGACTTGCTATATCGCACCACTGGTTGGAGCTATCATAGCAGATTCCTATTTGGGCCGATACCTGACTACAGTGGCTTTCTTCACAGTTTACCTAGTT GGGATGGCTGCAATGTCCATTTCAGCATCATTCCCGACTTGTGCCGGACCTGATTGCCTGCAGGATGGTTCATCGAAGTCATTTGTGTTCTTCCTCGGCCTATACATGATGGCCATTGGAGCTGGCGGGATGAAGCCCTGTGTTTTATCATTTGGCGCTGACCAATTCGATGACAGCAGCCCAGCCGAGAGGCTGAAGAAGGATTCCTTCTTTAACTGGTTCTTCTTCGCCATCTACATCGGCAGCTTCGTCTCGGGCACCGTCGTTGTGTGGGCGCAAGATCATTTCGGGTGGGTGGTTGGCCTCTGGATCCCGACCCTGTTTATCGCGTTGGCCATCGCGAGCTTCGTGTTGGGTTCGAGTTCATACACGGTCCAGAAACCCATGGGGAGTCCAATCGTCAGAGCTTTCCAAGTCATTGTTGCAGCTATCCGGAAATGGGATGTTAGATTGCCGAATGACGACTCTCTCCTCCACGAGTTACTACAAGAGAAGGCGTCAATGGCGGATGGCGATAAACTGCAGCATACACCAGTGCTAAG ATTCCTTGACAAGGCTGCAGTGATCTCATCAGCCGAGGAGCTGGCTGATCCATGGAGGCTCTGCACCGTCACGCAGGTACAAGAACTGAAGGTGATCATCGGAATGCTTCCCATCTGGGCCACCGGGATCGTATACTTCGCCGTGCTCGCGCAGTTCTCCTCGACGTTCCTGGAGCAAGGCAGGACGATGGACAAGGTGGTCGGCGCGTTCGCCATcccgccagcgtccctggcgtcGTTCGACGCAGTCAGTGTCATTTTCTGGGTGCCCATCTACGACAAGGTCCTCGTGCCCGCAGCCAGGCGACTCACCGGCAGGGAAAGGGGCCTCTCGGAGCTGCAGCGCTTCGGCACTGGCCTGATCCTGTCCGTCCTGGTGATGACAGCCGCGGCGCTGGTCGAGACGCGGCGCCTGGCGCTGGCGGCCGCGCACGGCGAGGGCGAGGTGCCCATGAGCATCCTGTGGCAGGTGCCCCAGTACTTCCTGATCGGCGCCAGCGTCGTGTTCGCGTGCGTCGGGCAGACGGAGTTCTTCTACAACGAGGCTCCAGCGTCGATGCGGAGCCTGTGCTCGGCGCTAGGGCTGCTGGCCGTGGCGCTCGGGAGCTACCTGAGCTCGCTCGTGGTGACCGCGGTGGCATGGCTCACGACGAGGGGCGGCGAGCCCGGGTGGATACCCGATGACCTCAACGACGGCCACCTCGATCGCTTCTTTTGGCTCCTCGCGGCGCTCAGCTCGCTCAACCTGGCGGTTTTCGTGTGCTGCGCGAGGCAGTACAGGCGCAAGAGCGCTTACTAG